The Primulina tabacum isolate GXHZ01 chromosome 1, ASM2559414v2, whole genome shotgun sequence genome contains the following window.
aatacatgaaatctGAAGTTTTTATCAAAGTCCAACCACCCCCGCAAGAAAATGAGAGCTTGATGAGGGAATATAATAAGTACAGACTTGATTACATCGAGAATCATAGTGAATATTCTTCATTGTTCCTTTTTCCATGCTATGTAACTACGGGCCAGGTTtcaaatcaaaaccaatcatgaCCTAATCAAAAGATCAAACATCAGACAAAAATAAAAGTACAGAGCTCTAATCCAAGTgggtaaaataattaaaatggaAGCCGAATCCAAACCTCAACTCCAAAGCTAATACTTCTTCCCAAGAATAATGCCAACAATAACTGAAACTAGAGCCACACCTAAAATGAATTTAAGCGTCATGCCTCGTGGCACCTCTGAGGTTTGAATCTGTGTGTCTGAGGAAGATGTTTGAGCTGAACGTGCCTCCAATTTTTTCTTACTCTTTTGTTTGGGAGGAATGTTGGTAAAGGAGTCGATTCCCCGAGATCTTATTGTTTCATCCTTGGTTTCAGCAGAAATATTCTCAACTTCCTGTATTGTGATTTAAATCAGTAATGCTTATGTAGAGCATGAATTATGAAATGTTTTGCAATTGATAGTTAAGTTGGTGATATGAAAAGATGACAAATATGCACGTGTGATTCGATGCAAAGTAGAATCTAACCTTTTCTTTAAGTTTTGTGTCAGCCAGATGCAATTTCTCCTCAATTtctttaacttgagtttccaaGAGTGCAACTTTGTGTTTATTGACGTCAAGTTCTTCCAAGGAATGTTTCAAAGCATTTTCTTGTTCCAGCTCCTTTTGAGAGTTCAAGTCTTTCTGTTTCCAGAAATAGTAACAGGAATTTACCAAGCAATTCAAAGCAGCGTATTAAAAATAGTCTCAATATTTACAATCTACAACGATCTGTTAATCAAACTGGTAGAATAATTGTCGTTACCTCTTCTTTAAATCTAGCTTCTGCACTTGCTAAGTGTTCTTCGAGTTCCTTTAGTTGATCTTGCAGCTCAGATTTTTGGTTTACCTCAGTGTTGAGGATTTCCAACTTAGCCTTGAGGGCATCTTCATTTGATTTGTGGTCTTTCAACTGTTCTTCAAGATTCATTATCATTGCTTCAAGATCCTTCTTGGAACCATGATATGTTTGTGTAAGCATGTTGTTCTCTTCCATAATAGAATGTATCTGCACAATGAACATATTGATAAGAAAACTTTGAGTTTCACAAACACGAAAAGTCCATAATAATCTATCTCAAGTAGTACAATATGTCGCAGTCGAGAAGAGAACTAACCTGAGATTGTAGCTTCTGACCTTCAGAAGCAAGCTGCAGCGTCAGCTCTTCTATCTCCTTTTTCGAAGCATTTAGTGCTTCACTTGTACCATCTTTCTCAGATGACAGAATGGACAAATTATTTTCTAACTCGTTTAGTTTAGATTCATACGAGGCAAGCTCCAGAGTAAGCTTTGAGTTTGTGCCAATTAGTGCTTCAACATCCTTTTCAAACTGACCCGATTTTGTGTGAAGTTCTCTCTCCAGATCGGTAGATTTCAAGTGAGTGTGTTCCAATTCTAATTCTAGACTTTTCACCCGTGCAGATGTTTCCTTAGCCTGTTCTTCGTATTCTATTACCTGTGCTTCAAAAGCTTTTACCTTCTCAGACAAGGCCTTAGCTTCTGAATCTCTCAGGCCAAATTTCTGAATTTCTTCTTGCAATTGTGCTTCGGCTTCTAAGATGCGGGCTTCAGCTGTCAACTTAAGTTCAGAAACTTTAGAATGGCGCTCTGTTAGATCAGCGATAGTGTTTGTGTGGGAAGCTAGATGCTTGTTAGAGGCTTCCAACTCAGAAAAGGCAGCATTCAGCTTTTCTTCGAGATCTCTTGTTTTGCTGCTGAATTGTGCATTAGTTTCAGACAACAGCAAATTTTCTTCAACGTGCTTATCAACTTTACCTTCTGCTTCCAAGATCTTACTTTTGAGTTCCTCATTGGCATTTTCAGAAGAAGCTAGGTTCCCTAAAATCTGATCCATCTCTTTTTTATTAGTTTCATATCTTTCAGCTGCTTCGGCAAGCTGCTGTTGATAACTGATCACTTGATCTTCAAGACTCTTTACTTTATCGATTAAAGATTTAGCCTCGGAATCCCTGCTGGTGAAATTTGCAATTGCCTCCTGGAGTTTCAACTCAGAGTCCCTCGTTAGAATCTCATGAGATGATTCAAGTTCTGCACTTCTCGCAGTCTCTTTCTCCAAGACTTTGATTTGTTGCTCTAGCTGTTCTTCTGCAGACTTAAGCTTCTGCATAGCTTGGGTTTCATTCATTCCCGAAGCCATGAGCTCCTTTTCAATGCTCTCCAATTTCTCTTGGGAAATATTGATTTCCTTCCGTAAGACATCTAGTAAATTTTCTGCCTCTGATAGCTTTTCATTCGAGGTTTTTGACAGATCTTTCAAGATTCTGTTTTCTTCTGTAGTTACATTCAAGGACTCTATCAGATCATGTTCCTTTTCAGTGGACGCTTGCAGGGCAACCTCTAGGCTTGACACTTTTAATTGGGCCACCTCAAGCTGCGCTTCAAGTTCAGATACATTATTATGGCTTTTCGTGAATTCTTCTTCTACACCCAAACATTTCTTTTCCAATAAGCTCGTCATCTCTTCAAGCTCCTTAATCCTAAATTTTTCAGTTTCAAGAAGGAGCTCTAACTCGCTCACTTTTTTGCTAGCATCCACTGCTTTGGAATCTGATGCCTGCATTAATTGCTCAAGATCAAGGCTTCGCTGATGAATCATATTGGCTCGTCCCTCGTGCTCATCAGATTTGTCTATAGCATTCTTTAGCTCCAGCTCAAGCTCGGACTTATGTGCCATTACCTTCCCCAATTCGGACTCCATTTGATAAACTTTGGCCTTGAATTCTTGCAATTGGGCATCTAATTTTTCTTTCTCCTCCTCCTCCTTATTGAGTGTGGCATGCAGTTCTGATATTTTGTCAGATAACTCTCTCGATTCTCTCTCAGAATCATGGCATTTCAATTCCGTCATATTCATCTGTTGCTCTAGCTCGATTTTTTTCTGTTCCAATGCGGTACATCGTGTTTCATATTCTCTCACCTGCAACTTTACTTCTTCAGTTGCTAAGTTCAAGGCTTTTACCATGTCTTCGAGCTCTAGGTTTTTCTGGTTCGCATTATCAGCTACATGACCGGACTCCGCGTGAAGCTCTTCAATGGTTTTCAGTTTCTGCTCCAGTTCTTTGCTGTTCGCCACTGCTTGGGATAAAAGAGAATCTGTTTTGCTAAAATTCTCATCCGAGTGCTGCAACTTAGCCTCAAGTTCATCACACAACTCCTTCAACTGGGAACTTTTGTTGGTTAAATCAGCCACCTCACCTTCCAGCGTTTCTTTTTCTTTACTTGCTTTGGTTAGTTCTTCCTGCATACCCTCCATCTTTGTTTGCTGGAGCTTCAAATTTTCTTCTATCTTTTCCTTTGTCCTGAACTCCTCCTCCAATTTCAACTTTACACCTTCAAGATGGAATTCCTTCTCTGTAAGATTTTCTTTTGTTGATGACAGCAACTTCTCAAGTGATTCATTTTCTTCCTTAGCTTTAGATTCAGAAGCCTTGGCCAGTTCCAATCCCTTTGTCAATTCATTGACAAGATCTTCCTTCGAAGCTAGCTTCTTCTCCAAATCTTGTGTCAGTGATTTTGATAACTCCAATTCACATTGGATATTTGAAAGCTCGGTAGTAGTGTTCTTTAACGCCTCCTCGATTTTCAGGCTTTCAGCAATCTTTTCATTTAAGCTTCTGAGCTCATCTTGTAAAGAAATCATACGATCTTCCACCTCTTTCGTGCTAGATTTTGCGACCTCTAGCAACCTCTCCAACTCCAAGGCTTTCTGTATCTCCGATTCAGCATGTAAACCACTTTCCTTATGCAACTCCTCAAACTTTTTGGCTTCCACATTAGAATTTTCGAGCTCGAGCTCCAGATCAGTCATCTTCTTTCTTGATGTCTCGAGCTCAAGACTGAGACCATCAAATGCTTCCTTCACACCAGTCAATGCTTTGTGCTTCTCTTCCTGAGCTTGTAATGCATCTTGCAGAGTTTTCAGCTGCTCATTGTATCTCTTCTCTGTTTCTAATATCTGATCCTGCAGTTTTGTGTGTTCAAGTTCAAATTCTTCGTGTTTCTTTGAACTCTCCAGATGTTTCTCTTTTGTCCGCAAAAGTTCATCCTTCAACTTCAAGTTCTCGGATTCAGATTCTTTCAAAACACCTGAAATTCTCTGCAATTCGTGCTCAAGATCTTTAACTTTTTCTTGTGATTCCAACAACTCTCTACCAGCCTCAGGATCGCTGGCAGCAGAGCTACGCTCAACAATAATTGGTTTTTCATCGGCTATGGTCCCAGCAGGATCCTTTGCATCAAGAGATTCTCTCTCTATTTTTACGAACTCACCATCAAGATTTGACGTCACTTCTTCCTCTTTCTTTCCTTCCTTCTCCCCCTGCTTTGTGTTTTCTTCTGTtatctgaaattaaaattttatgaaaaaataagaAGCAGACTTGACCAATTCCAGCTTTGAAGTTTCCATAatgaaacaattatttctatttttttagaaTTCGTGATAAAGTACTGCTTAATTTTTCAACTTATATCATGTTTACCAGAATTTGGTTTTAGAGCATATAGAACTCTACATGATTGGCCACCAATAAAAGTCTGATGTTATGATGTCGAGCGTGAGAAGACATGATACTATGTGAGAAAGGAATGGCCGGAACAAAGGATCAAGAATGTGAGGACTAAAGACATCAGGAATATAAATTGCATATTCTCTCTATCTACTGTATCTAGGGTAAACTTGTGAACCCGGGCATAATGTTTTTAGTTAAATATCCCCCCTTGTGATGTGATGTGATGTGATGTGAtttgattatatattatataatattgcTTACGCTatgtataaaattaatatataatagaatatataacttaacaacaaataattatcttttttgatatttcattttgaaatagtttaaaaatatccataaacaagtaataaaataaaaataaaaatcaatcaaataaacaagtaaTAGTCATTCAATTACTCAAacaataaataatcatgattcAAGGATCAATTACTCGTCAACAAATATTAAATCAATGACTCAGGTAACAAATATTCAAGCAATAACCAAACAATCAATCTAAATGGTTTTATATACAACATCTTTAAAACTAATTCGAGAATTTCATGAATATAGAGTAATGCGATGATAAATTTACGACATGAAATTTTAATTCTTcgaaattttataatttagttTGCTCCAACAACGAATAATTGATcaaaattaacaaattaaattttccATATTCAAGAATTGTGATTTTTTATATTCcaatcatgaaaaaaatatcactttttaatacatttaaaacacaTAACTAttgtaatatttaaaaattaatctgAAAAAAAAAGGATTTTGCACATGCGCTTGAGCCTTAGAGCCCGAAGTCTTCAGGTTGAGTTTTATAGAGAAATTTCATAGAAACAAGGAGCCAAATTTTTATAGAAGTTATTTATTCTGGGTTCCCACATAACTAAAACAAAAAATTGGGCTGGGCTATAGCCCATTATAACCCCAAGGAAGATCCTAATCACCACAATTTTACCTTATCGGGAAGCACTCCATTGCTCACAGCACCCTCCGCCACCTTTTCCACTACAGGCTCCTGGCTTATAGGTGTCTCTTCTGCCATCACTGAATGGATTGCAGCTTACCGATTTCTAAAACCCTGAAAAGAATTTTACGAAATTAATGGATAAAGTCGATGTTTGATTTCAAGATTCCGTCATCTTTTGCAAAGGACAAATGGTATAAACTCATATTCTGGAAAATTTCAACTGACATAATTATTCTTGGGTTATATGTTTTTTCAACGATATATAAGTGTATTCTATTAATTTCATAATAATGGTGAACATAAAATACACGTTACTAGTTGAAACGCTTAGTCTCATGATTTGCGACTAATGATGTTGCCTAGACGTATTGATAACTATGACCCACACGCAAGATTTTAATGCTCGTCACAATCCCTGCTATTTTTGAGTGGGAAAGGAAATGATTTCATGACAAAATTCACTAAGAGCATAGAAAATATGTatgtataataaaaaaattatcttgATGACTCTTTTAACTATTGATTTAggattaatttataaatttgctAAGACTTAAAATACGGGAAAGAATCAGATATTGCCGTTTATGAAGGATTTTACGGGAGAACActataagtttttttaaaatcataataatatcataaaaataaaaataaaaacgttTTACAGATAAGAATAACATTATATTTTAATCAAATATCACGTCACTTCGATTTCTCGGGGTATTGGCCACTCAGAACTCGAATAATTTAATAGAAATAAGCTTGATGTGATAAATTCGGTAATGCATAATACATGGTTTGTTTCATCCTACCCGTGCAGGCACTGcctgcaggcagtgcccgcaggggtagTGTCGACCGAACCATAATACATATATGTTTGGATAGTCCCAAGCAGTTCAAGGTGTTAATCATCAAGACGATGACTTTGGTCTCGTGGTTGATGGTTTAATTCTAGAAATTAGAGAATTTGTCAAAGCTCACAGATTGCTAACCATCAACCACGAGACGATCAGCCAATGAAGCGGGCATCAACTAGCTAGACGGGCTCTTAAGAATTCAGTCAGCATAGAGTAGCTAAAAGGTGTTTTTCTAGTCTGATTTAATGATATTGTATATAAATACTGTTCCAATTCGTCTTAATgtaatgttaatttttttttaaataaaaacatataagaAGTCATTATATACTTTATTATTCCCAGACAGCAAGGAACATTGACACACCAGATATAACAGGACATTCTAATTccgaaataaaataatatatacaacTGTGAACACATTCATCGAATCCTATTGCACCTACCACCAACTCTACCGGTTCCAATTTGATTATTATACTATATATGCCATACACGTGAGGTAATGAGGCATGCATGTGAAGGATATTTCTAAACGGAAACCTGGGAATCTGAAATTCTGGTTCAATAAATCCGGGTATATTAAATTTGGCTACGTCGATTTTGGTTAGTTTAATCTATAACATTTTTCTTCCGCGCTTAATTTGACCCCATATTAAAACCTGGGAATTTGAAATTCTGGTTCAATAAAATCTGGAAAGATCTCATTTGGAAATCAATCTAGAAGATTGCATTTGGACTAGAGGGAATATAGGAGAGAATGATTTTAAAGGATTCCACATATTCGAAATCTAACACAGTGACTATCAAAATAGATAGGTGAGATTTAGAGTTGTCAAGCGAATTTATCCAAACAAACAAATGGATTTGAAACTAAACATTTTAAATTCATCAATATAAATGTAATCTACACTGAGCTTGACCCTATATTACATTTAataaatttctatttttttaattttacatttatatatttctataattgtatatgttattttaaaaaaatcattgaaATTTTTACATGAGAATCAAGAAATACAAGTTCATGTGTTTcagaattattttattttattttatttttaaaaaatataaaatgtgaaaaaaaattatggatCCACTGGATCCGGGTTTTATCGGGGCAAATGTCAACCTGGATCGATTAGAAAAATAGACTGAAATAATTTATTCCCTGTGTATTGAAATTGAATTGGAGAGTGAGATAATCAGTGTGTGTATCCCAATAAgggaaagaaaataattattgtttTCTAAACAAAAAAGAGAATATTGAGAATTGTCTTTATCAAAGCTAGTGGAGCCCACAAAGGTTTTGTAAATTCTTGTGATATTTTactatttcctttttttttccccACAAATACTTTACCATTTCAGTTTTCACATACATATacaatacaaaataaataagtGAATCACCGCCACTTAAAGACAAAAAGTTGACATGGCATTGACCAAACGGACCAAAGTATTTCGGGAAATTTACAGTCTGCCGAGACTGATGGACCTTTTTCCATTTACAAGGGCAAGAAATTTAACTTTCAAAAACAAgtgcaaaaaaatataaatgcgtaaattattaaatcattCGGTGTGTCAAAAATTTGGAACAAAATCCGcgcattttaaattattgaagaTTGTAATTTTTATCATGTGTGACTCTTTTGGACTTTCACATGGAGTAGTGCACAGGCCGTGAAGAACAGGGAAAAAAACAATAGTTTCAACTTCGTTTTCTAAACAGGTTACAGTGTTAGGAGTATTCTGATGCcaaaatttatcaattaaactgtAATCTGCACCTAAGATTTCAAAAATCACACAAATAATCAGATTAATCGTAGAAATAAATTATCAACagggaaaaaaattaataaaaattgacAGCGCAACCAAATTCCTCCTATATGATCATCACCATCATAAAAGTGCTATGCGATTTGTTCGtattaagaatttttttaaaaaaaagcacGTTGATGATCGTCGATCAATCCGGTTTCAGTGTCTATTTTTGACTGATTTAAGTCAAAATCAGCACAAAAAACAAATCATCGAATCAGTTCATCGATTTAAAAAAAAGGATAAACAAACGCAGAAGAAATTCAGAGAAAGCAATAGATTAAAGAATAAACAGATCAGATTCGATCAATCCAGGTAGTATAATAAGCAATCAACAGAGAAAAAATCACAGAGAATCTGCAGAAGCACATAAAATTCGAGAGAAACACAGAGATCAAACACGCAAATATATAATACACCACTTGCCTGTGGAATCGGAGATGCGTGATGAGCTGATCTTGCCTTTTTCTGCTTTAGATTTTCGGAGGAATATCGTTTTTTTTTCAATGCGAAATGGAGAGTTTGGGAGAAGAATGATGGGGAGAAAGGGTCTGAATTTGGATTTAATAGGGGAAGGAGAGGAGAGGAGAGGAGTAGCCCTCGTCTACGCGGCGGTGCAGTGGGCTCGGTGTGGCGGGACCTTTGTTGGCCAATTCGAAATGTTCGGTTCCAACCTAAGACGCGTTTGATAGGGTTCACATATACTACTACTACtactactattattattattattattattattttaatttaataatttattacaaCTTTGCCATTTATTGGATCGTCCGTGAAAGAAAGATCATCTCACAATCTAGGTCTTTTATGAGAtaatctcatgaatctttatctgtgagacgagtcaaccatatcgatattcacagtaaaaaTCATGTACTCATTAATTTCGAGTTTGATACGATGTTGTAGTAATATAAGTTCGTGTATCATGTGTTATCGATACAGATCACGTATATGtcttgagaatttaatttttaattataaatttgtcaaacataaattaaaataatcgaGAAAAAACAATTTTCACTATGTTTGTagcaaagaaaaatataaatttttttgaacaattaaaatttaattgtaaGTCTTTATTTACCCAATATGATAACAGGATTATCactatatatttcaaattttataaaagaaaataaagttggTTTGGTCAATggacaaattaattaaaagaaaactttagattttttttttaaaaaaaaaacttagacATAAAATAACATGCAGTGGTGGAGACCACAATCAGCCAACCAAACCGCCCTGTGTACGTCTGCGAAGATGACATGTGATAAAGATACATTATTCTTTCCTTTTAGCACCCATTTCCCGACTctctttttttataaaatatttattttttcaatttctataataataataataataataatttttcctcGCATTCTTCACCCCTTTTTTGATCACGACTGACTCTACTTTGAGGAGTCAAAAAaacttgaaaagaaaaatgacgtagttattataattgtttaaaAATCATTCATCGTTTTTCATGATGTAAAGAGATTGATTATCTTGTTGTCGATGGAGTTTTAGTTCATTTTCTTTGTGAACATAGATATTTTTCGCAATGTAAATATATTGATTCTTTTATATTACATTAtgatcgatatatatatataaattagttttttgagattatataaaaaaagtattaactttaaagaatatattttataatatattatgataAAAAAGCATATTAATTATTTAGATCATGTGAATATAAATTAGTTTTTTgagattataaaaaaaataagaacttTAAAGAAGATACTTTAACAGATTTtgatcataaattaaaatatttatttaattattaatttttattagttGTTTTTAGAATTCACGGTGTTttaataacaattttttttacaagTATAATATAAAGTTATTTTGGTAACagacaaacacacacacatattaatAAATGGATATTAATTTGTAGGTTTTAAGTTATTTCAAATTTAGTGTCACTTTGAAATTATAGAAACCCTATAATTCATAGAAGTACCATCCGATCAATTTGTTTTATTGCACATGTGTGAAAAATTTTCATTGTTAGTATAAGTGATTTTGATTGAgaaatattacaaattttatGAATAGAAAATTACTTTCTcatattaaaataacaaaataattaattggagACTACAATACTATATCAACTTAAATATGAGCCCAATATATGATTGGTAAGTCTCTTGTAAGACtggtctcacaaatttttatctgcgAGATGGGTCAAcactactgatattcacaataaaaagtaatattttttcatggatgacccaaataagagatccgtctcataaaatacgactcgtgatatcgtctcacacaagtttttatc
Protein-coding sequences here:
- the LOC142555038 gene encoding uncharacterized protein LOC142555038, whose translation is MAEETPISQEPVVEKVAEGAVSNGVLPDKITEENTKQGEKEGKKEEEVTSNLDGEFVKIERESLDAKDPAGTIADEKPIIVERSSAASDPEAGRELLESQEKVKDLEHELQRISGVLKESESENLKLKDELLRTKEKHLESSKKHEEFELEHTKLQDQILETEKRYNEQLKTLQDALQAQEEKHKALTGVKEAFDGLSLELETSRKKMTDLELELENSNVEAKKFEELHKESGLHAESEIQKALELERLLEVAKSSTKEVEDRMISLQDELRSLNEKIAESLKIEEALKNTTTELSNIQCELELSKSLTQDLEKKLASKEDLVNELTKGLELAKASESKAKEENESLEKLLSSTKENLTEKEFHLEGVKLKLEEEFRTKEKIEENLKLQQTKMEGMQEELTKASKEKETLEGEVADLTNKSSQLKELCDELEAKLQHSDENFSKTDSLLSQAVANSKELEQKLKTIEELHAESGHVADNANQKNLELEDMVKALNLATEEVKLQVREYETRCTALEQKKIELEQQMNMTELKCHDSERESRELSDKISELHATLNKEEEEKEKLDAQLQEFKAKVYQMESELGKVMAHKSELELELKNAIDKSDEHEGRANMIHQRSLDLEQLMQASDSKAVDASKKVSELELLLETEKFRIKELEEMTSLLEKKCLGVEEEFTKSHNNVSELEAQLEVAQLKVSSLEVALQASTEKEHDLIESLNVTTEENRILKDLSKTSNEKLSEAENLLDVLRKEINISQEKLESIEKELMASGMNETQAMQKLKSAEEQLEQQIKVLEKETARSAELESSHEILTRDSELKLQEAIANFTSRDSEAKSLIDKVKSLEDQVISYQQQLAEAAERYETNKKEMDQILGNLASSENANEELKSKILEAEGKVDKHVEENLLLSETNAQFSSKTRDLEEKLNAAFSELEASNKHLASHTNTIADLTERHSKVSELKLTAEARILEAEAQLQEEIQKFGLRDSEAKALSEKVKAFEAQVIEYEEQAKETSARVKSLELELEHTHLKSTDLERELHTKSGQFEKDVEALIGTNSKLTLELASYESKLNELENNLSILSSEKDGTSEALNASKKEIEELTLQLASEGQKLQSQIHSIMEENNMLTQTYHGSKKDLEAMIMNLEEQLKDHKSNEDALKAKLEILNTEVNQKSELQDQLKELEEHLASAEARFKEEKDLNSQKELEQENALKHSLEELDVNKHKVALLETQVKEIEEKLHLADTKLKEKEVENISAETKDETIRSRGIDSFTNIPPKQKSKKKLEARSAQTSSSDTQIQTSEVPRGMTLKFILGVALVSVIVGIILGKKY